In Microbulbifer pacificus, the genomic stretch TGGTCGCTGCAGCGAGCCGTCCCTGCAACCGCTGGCGCGTGCGCTGTTCGACCGTTTCGCCTGCCCGGTACTGGAAATCCATCTGCACGCGGATCATCAGTGGGAAATTGTGGAGCTGAAGGTCTGCTCTCACAAAGACCTGAACGAGGCGGAAGAAACCGAATTCGCCGAGGCGCTGGACAATTTCAGCAACAAAGTCTGGCGCCAACACAAGAAGCCCAGCAACAGCCGCTATGACCTCGCCATCCTGGTCAACCCGGAAGAGAAGTTGCCGCCCTCGGACGGCCCGGCGATCAAGAAGTTCGTCAGCGCCGGGCGCGAGCTGGGATTGTCGGTGGAGCTGATCGGCCCGGGGGATTACATGCGCCTGTCGGAGTTCGACGCGCTGTTTATCCGCGAGACTACGGCCATAGACCACCATACCTACCGTTTCGCCAAAAAGGCCGAGGCCGAGGGGCTGGTCGTACTGGACGACCCGACCAGCATCATGCGCTGCACCAACAAGATCTATCTTGCGGAGCTGTTCCAGAACTACAAGGTTCCCGCGCCGCGCACCCGTATCCTGCGCCGCGGCGACGAAGAGGGGCTGCGCCAGGCGGCGGCGGAATTAGGTTTGCCGATGGTTGTGAAAATCCCCGACGGCGCCTTTTCGAAGGGCATGGTGAAGGTGAACTCCGAAGCGGAGCTCGGCAAGCTGGATGAGTTGTTTGTCGAGTCGAGCCTGTTACTGGCGCAGGAGTTTCTGTACACCGAATTCGACTGGCGCATCGGTGTGCTGGACAACAAGCCGCTGTATGCGTGCCGTTACTACATGGTGAAGAACCACTGGCAGATCTACAGCCACACCACCAAGAAAAGCATCAGTGGCGGATTCGACACCCTGCCAACCTTCGAGGTGCCGAAAGCGGTGCTGCAGGCGGCGATCAAGGCCACCAAGCCCATCGGCCGCGGTCTCTATGGCGTGGATGTGAAGGAGTCCGGTGGCAAAGGCTACGTGATCGAGGTGAACGACAACCCGTCTATCGACAGCAGTGTGGAAGACAAGTATCTGGGCAAGG encodes the following:
- a CDS encoding RimK family protein, producing the protein MSQVLIVIDKPEDWAPYYPSERVIPFADYLALPARQQRVRVINLCGSYEYRSEGYYCSLLAEARSHNVLPSVRTLNDLGQPQLYKLQLAQAMPSLAKLKPPAPGSEWVVKSYFGRCSEPSLQPLARALFDRFACPVLEIHLHADHQWEIVELKVCSHKDLNEAEETEFAEALDNFSNKVWRQHKKPSNSRYDLAILVNPEEKLPPSDGPAIKKFVSAGRELGLSVELIGPGDYMRLSEFDALFIRETTAIDHHTYRFAKKAEAEGLVVLDDPTSIMRCTNKIYLAELFQNYKVPAPRTRILRRGDEEGLRQAAAELGLPMVVKIPDGAFSKGMVKVNSEAELGKLDELFVESSLLLAQEFLYTEFDWRIGVLDNKPLYACRYYMVKNHWQIYSHTTKKSISGGFDTLPTFEVPKAVLQAAIKATKPIGRGLYGVDVKESGGKGYVIEVNDNPSIDSSVEDKYLGKELYRLILQEFIRRLEAKRAGQQGE